A genomic window from Vigna radiata var. radiata cultivar VC1973A chromosome 2, Vradiata_ver6, whole genome shotgun sequence includes:
- the LOC106756364 gene encoding probable LRR receptor-like serine/threonine-protein kinase At1g56130, translating into MGWMSHGLAFALVAVFFCHLSFFVSFSQAQSANATTDPSEARALNSIFSRWDISADTSLWNISGELCSGNAIDSTSTPETYNPFIRCDCSFDNRTTCHITALRVYALNVFGEIPEELWTLTYLNNLNIGQNYLTGSLPPAIGNLTRMQYLSLGINNLSGELPKELGNLTELLSLSISSNNFSGSLPSELGKLTKLEQLYIDSSGISGPIPSSFADLTSLAIVYASDVELTGNIPNFIGNWTRLQVLRFQGNSFNGSIPSSLSNLTSLTELRISGLSNGSSSLEFLQNMKSLTTLELRNNNISGSIPSFIGEVNLTQLDLSFNSIEGQIPGSIFNLSSLTTLFLGNNKLNGTLPTQIRSSLQNIDLSYNDLSGSLPSWVNEANLQLNLVANNLSIDDGSDTSGLPFGLNCLQKNFPCNRGVGRYSDFAIKCGGPQITSTEGITYERENETLGSATYFVTDTSRWAVSNVGLFTGNNNPEYTKFVSNQFTNTMNTELFQTARVSPSSLRYYGLGLENGFYNITLQFAETAILDSAGRWESLGRRVFDIYIQGNLVLKDFDIKKEAGGISFRAVQRQFRFEVTENYIDIHLFWAGKGTCCIPAQGTYGPLIQAIHAIPDFIPTVSNEPPSNSNNRTGLIVGIVVGVGVVAFLSVFVIFCIIRRRKRQHEDEELLGIDTKPYTFSYSELKNATNDFNVENKLGEGGFGPVYKGTLNDGRVIAVKQLSVASHQGKSQFIAEIATISAVQHRNLVKLYGCCIEGNKKLLVYEYLENKSLDQGLFGNSLTLNWSTRYDICTGIARGLAYLHEESRLRIVHRDVKASNILLDYELVPKISDFGLAKLYDDKKTHISTRVAGTIGYLAPEYAMRGHLTEKADIFSFGVVALELVSGRPNSDSRLEGDKVYLLEWAWQLHESNLIMDLVDPRLSEFNEEEVKRIVGIALLCTQTSPSLRPSMSRVVAMLSGDIEVNTVTSKPGYLTDWKFDDVSSFMTENEIKGLNTSYQSSSGSTSMVGGADYSPISVSKPILEDALNEGR; encoded by the exons ATGGGATGGATGTCACATGGTTTGGCTTTTGCTCTCGTTGCTGTGTTCTTCTGTCACTTGAGTTTCTTCGTTAGCTTTTCTCAAGCTCAATCTGCAAACGCCACCACTGACCCTTCTGAAG CAAGAGCTTTAAATTCAATATTCAGCAGATGGGATATATCTGCAGACACAAGTTTGTGGAATATAAGCGGTGAACTGTGCAGTGGAAATGCCATTGACAGTACTTCCACCCCTGAAACTTACAATCCATTCATTAGATGTGACTGTTCATTTGACAATCGAACTACTTGCCACATCACAGCACT GAGGGTCTATGCACTGAACGTGTTTGGTGAAATTCCAGAAGAGCTATGGACTCTCACCTATCTCAACAATTT AAATATTGGGCAAAATTACTTGACGGGTTCTCTGCCTCCAGCTATTGGAAATCTAACTCGTATGCAATACTT GAGCCTTGGAATCAATAATTTATCAGGGGAGCTTCCAAAGGAATTGGGAAATCTTACAGAGTTATTATCACt GAGTATTTCGTCAAACAATTTCTCAGGATCTCTCCCATCCGAACTTGGGAAACTCACAAAGTTAGAACAACT CTACATTGATAGTTCTGGAATTAGTGGTCCAATTCCATCCTCATTTGCAGACCTTACGAGTTTGGCAATAGT ATATGCTTCAGACGTGGAACTCACAGGCAATATACCAAACTTCATAGGGAATTGGACTAGGCTTCAAGTCTT GAGGTTTCAAGGAAATTCTTTTAATGGCTCAATACCCTCGTCACTTTCCAACTTGACTTCTTTAACAGAATT GAGAATAAGTGGTTTATCTAATGGGAGCTCCTCACTGGAATTTCTACAGAATATGAAATCTTTGACTACCTT AGAATTGAGGAATAACAATATTTCTGGTTCAATCCCATCCTTCATTGGAGAGGTCAATTTGACCCAACT GGATTTAAGTTTCAATAGCATCGAAGGACAAATTCCGGgttcaattttcaatttgagCTCGCTCACTACCTT GTTTCTTggaaataataaactaaatggCACCCTTCCGACACAGATACGTTCATCACTTCAGAATAT AGACTTGTCATACAATGATCTATCAGGAAGCCTCCCCTCTTGGGTAAACGAAGCTAATTTACAACT GAATTTAGTTGCTAACAACTTGTCGATAGATGATGGTTCAGATACCAG TGGCTTGCCATTTGGGCTCAACTGTCTCCAGAAAAATTTTCCTTGTAATCGAGGTGTTGGAAGAT ATTCTGACTTTGCTATCAAGTGTGGCGGACCCCAAATTACGTCCACAGAAGGAATCACATATGAAAGGGAGAATGAGACACTTGGTTCTGCTACATACTTTGTTACTGATACAAGTAGATGGGCTGTTAGTAATGTTGGATTGTTTACGGGCAATAATAATCCAGAATACACAAAATTTGTGTCTAATCAATTCACTAACACTATGAATACGGAGCTCTTCCAAACAGCACGGGTCTCTCCTTCATCATTAAGATATTATGGCTTGGGGCTGGAAAATGGCTTTTACAACATCACCCTTCAATTTGCAGAAACAGCTATTCTGGATTCTGCTGGAAGATGGGAAAGTCTTGGGAGACGAGTCTTTGATATATATATCCAG GGGAATCTTGTTTTGAAAGATTTCGACATAAAAAAGGAAGCTGGGGGCATCTCATTCAGAGCTGTCCAAAGGCAATTTAGGTTTGAAGTGACGGAAAACTATATTGACATCCATCTCTTTTGGGCTGGAAAGGGGACTTGTTGCATACCAGCTCAAGGTACTTATGGGCCCTTGATTCAAGCCATCCATGCTATCCCAG ATTTTATACCTACTGTCAGTAACGAACCTCCAAGCAATTCAAATAATAGAACCGGCCTTATTGTTGGAATTGTTGTTGGAGTTGGAGTTGTAGCCTTCCTATCAGTTTTTGTGATTTTCTGTATCATTCGGAGAAGAAAACGTCAGCATGAGGATGAAG AGCTTTTAGGAATTGATACAAAGCCATACACTTTCAGTTATTCTGAGTTGAAGAATGCTACAAATGACTTTAATGTCGAAAATAAGCTTGGAGAGGGAGGTTTTGGACCTGTTTATAAG GGGACACTTAATGATGGAAGAGTTATTGCTGTGAAACAACTGTCAGTAGCATCTCATCAAGGAAAGAGCCAGTTCATAGCTGAGATTGCTACTATATCAGCTGTACAACATCGTAATCTGGTTAAACTATATGGATGTTGCATTGAGGGAAATAAGAAACTTCTTGTGTACGAGTATCTGGAGAATAAGAGTCTTGATCAAGGATTATTTG GAAATTCTTTAACCCTCAATTGGTCCACACGCTATGATATTTGCACGGGTATTGCCAGAGGTTTAGCTTATTTACATGAAGAGTCTCGTCTCCGTATTGTACACCGTGATGTGAAGGCTAGTAATATTTTGCTTGACTACGAGCTTGTACCCAAAATATCTGATTTTGGATTGGCCAAATTGTACGATGATAAAAAGACCCACATAAGCACCCGTGTGGCTGGAACAAT TGGATATCTTGCACCGGAGTATGCCATGCGTGGACACCTTACAGAGAAAGCAGATATATTTTCATTTGGGGTTGTTGCTCTTGAGTTAGTAAGTGGGAGACCAAATTCTGATTCACGTTTGGAAGGAGACAAGGTCTATCTTCTTGAATGG GCTTGGCAGCTTCATGAAAGCAACCTCATAATGGATCTCGTGGACCCTAGACTTTCAGAATTCAATGAGGAAGAAGTAAAACGTATTGTGGGAATAGCACTTCTGTGCACTCAGACATCACCATCATTAAGGCCATCAATGTCACGAGTGGTGGCAATGCTTTCAGGAGATATTGAAGTGAACACTGTTACTTCAAAGCCTGGATACCTTACTGACTGGAAATTTGATGATGTTAGCAGCTTCATGACTGAAAATGAGATCAAAGGATTGAATACAAGTTACCAGTCTTCATCGGGAAGTACCAGCATGGTGGGTGGTGCAGACTATTCACCCATAAGTGTTTCTAAACCCATCCTTGAGGATGCTCTTAATGAGGGTAGGTAA